GAAAGTAGGTGGGTACTGGGCAGCTTCCAACTCGCCACGTGTGGGGGTGGCCAGGCTCTGGGGTGATACACTGGAATGAAAATGCCGAGGTGTCAATTGCTCCTGCAGGCCACATGGTGTTACCATCAACCCATGTAGTGCAATTCTGGGAATCATGCTTTTCAAGGTGCATCTTTTCCCAGCCATTTTGAAGATGGTTTTCTCTAAATCCAAATAAACAGGTAAATAATTCCTTCTCCTTGAGCTaacatggtgaattctccatcactggcaatttttaaatcaagattggattttatttagtgatttattttaagatatgctctagttcaaagggaattattttggagacgTTTTCTGGTCTGTTATATATGAGCTCAGACTAAGGGATCACAGTAGTCCATACAGGCCTTAAAAAGCTCTGAATCTAGGATAAACtatttctgtgcctcaggttcAGAGGGACTCTGGCAACATTAGAAAGAAAAATTAGCCTCTGTTACTAGGAGTCCCTGGGGTTATTCAACCTGAGAACATTAAAAATCAAAGGTACTTTTCACCACCTAAGTCTATTTTacaatattaacccttagctctttTGTGACAGTTTTCATCAGACCGCAGTGCTTTACAATGGAGGCCAGCATTGTtactcctgttttacagatggggaaactgaggcacggaaaggggaagtgacttgcccagggttgcCCAGCAGGCCAGAAATGGGTACAGAACCCTGGGCTCTGGAGTCTCAGACCAGTGCCTTAGTCTCTAGGCCATGCTGCGTCACTGTTAGTAGCCTCCAGAGGTCTGAATCAGGATTGAGATCCCATTGTACTAGATTCTGCGCAGACACCACTCcttcccaaagagtttacagtctcagaACAGTTGAGTTTCAGACAGCGTGGGCCGTGAAACAAAGCTGTTTACTTTTCCTTGGTTAGTAAGTTACACTTTCCAGTTCTCCTTTGCCACCATCGCAAGGAACCGAGACTGGAAAGGCCTATTGTGGATTCTTCCCTTGCCTCCATCCAGCTGAGTGTAGGATTcttctttcagagtagcagccgtgttagtctgtatccgcaaaaagaacaggagcacttgtggcaccttagagactaacaaaattatctgagcatcagctttcgtgggctacatcccacttcatcagacataaagaatggaacatatagtaaggagatacatatacacagagagaacatgaaaaggtgggagttgcccaaccaactctgaGGCTAATTagttaagatgaactgttgtcagcaggagggaaaaaacttttgtaatgataatcaacatagcccatttaagacagtttgacaagatacttaacatgggggaaatagattcaatgatTCTTCTCTGCAGGATATTGACTAGCACGCACTCTGCTGTTTGGATTTCTAGCATTGCAGGGAGTGTTTAACTTCAGATTGACACCATGAAAAAGACCTGCCTGTGAAAGCATCTCTGGTCCCATTAGACTTCATAATTCCAACTTTAAAAACTAGTGACAGACTCCTTCTCTTGCTTTCACTGTGACCCCACCTGTAGCAGGCTGCGGTCCAGCTGACCTtgagagcagagcagagactCCAGCACTTCATGGCAGATACTTTgccccttgcaggatcaggacatcTGTGCCAGAAGTGGGGCCCATCTAACCATCCCCTCTTCTTGAATTTGAGACCAAAGCCACTCAGAGTTATAGGAACTTCCACGGCCATTTCATTCAAGCCtgtctgctctcctcctccctaACCTTCAACAAGGGATTGCTTCTCTTGCAGCGCCTGCTCTTCGCAACACTATAATAGGAGCAGAGGCCTAGGGGCAAACCCCGCAGCCATTGCTCAGTTAAATCACCCCTTAAAGCCAATGAGAGAGTTGCCTGGGCCAGGCCTGAAGGGTTTGACACCAAGGACTCTCTTCTGCTCTTGCGTACAGAGGAACATAAGTACTAGCCATCTCTGGAAGTGCAGGGAACGCGCGTTACTCTGACATGCCATGTTGCTGTAAGCGCCTTTGTTTCTGTATTGCAGGTGTCCTCCTGGATATACTTCAGAGGACGGGCCAGAAAGGTTTTGAGGCCTTTGTCGAGAGCCTTGAACTTTACTACCCACAGTTATATATGAAAATAACCGGCAAGGAGCCCAGCAGGGTCTTTTCATTGATTATCGGTAAGGTTTTGATTCATTCCCACAACAGTCTCTTTATTTGATGCTGCTTTGCAACTAGAGGAGACCTTGAATTCCACAGTTAAATCCCCCGTGGCTCATGTGGGCAGAGCCCCAGCCAGCCTTTCCAACTAGGTCACTGGCTTGAAAGCTCTTCAGCGAGGGTCAGACTAACCTCCACGAGCCGCCGCCCAATACCAAGGCTCCGATCCTGCAGTCGGATGCCTGCAGGGAGAGCTCTGTGGAAGCCAAGGGCCCCCGGGCCTACTCACCCAGATCTGATTGTAGGTTTGAGACTAAAAACACAATGCTGTGTTAAAAGCTACATCGCCACCCCCCTCCTGGGGAGCGCCAGAGCTGCTCCCTATATCAGAAGGAAGAGCGGATACTAGATAATGGCCCGGTTTCCCCTCATGGACTGCTCAACCATGGTGCAAGCAGACAGAATTCCCCGTGGAATCGCCAGCAGGTGCCCCACTGAACATGGGTCGCAAAGTGGCTGAGGCCTTAGGCGCTgttctggagcacctggcatgtTCACAGGCCACTGATGGTACAGGGTCATTGCTCCTTCCGGCTCTGGCCAGCTGTATGTTCTTCTCAGCATGACTGTACCGGGTGTGATcgtgctggctgtggggctggctcaggggaccAGGGGAAGAAAATCTGCCATGGCACTGACCTATGGACACTCACTACATGTGTCATTGGCTAGACAGCACCTGCAGGAAAGTCTTGTGATAAGGGACctctctgcctggggctggggacTTGTGCTGGGCCCAAGACCATGTTGCATGAGTCTCTCTGTTGTGCAGACACTGCGGGGGAATCGGGCCTGAGCCAGCTCCTGATGAACGAGATCACGAAGCTGCAGAGTGCtgtgcaggaggagaggaggaaagccCAGGAGCTCAACATGTGGCTCCATGCCAAGGAGGATGCGCTCAAGGAGATGCGGGTGAGGGACAGCGTGCTGCGGAAGCACCAGGAGAGGGCCCAGAagatgaaggaggagagggacaaCTTGGCCAAGGAGCTGCGGAAATGCAAGGACGAGAACTACGACCTGGCCATGAGCTACGCCAAGCAGAGTGAAGAGAAGAACGCGGCCCTGATGAAGAACCGGGATCTGCAGCTTGAGGTCGGTGCCtcaccctctctccttcctccctcatgCACCCCTGGGATTGGGGAGCTGAGCACAGTCGGGCCTTAGCGACCGGACGCCACAGTTTGATGGACGCCTCTCTTCTGCACCGCGTGCCAGGAGTCCTGAATTCACTGTGCTGGGCTAGTGCATTCAAGGGGATTTTTGACATGGGGTGCTGCAGGCTTGGCTTTCCCTTTGGGCAACAAGGGTGCACATGATGCTAACGGCATCACATGGTTGGGGCTAACTCGCAAGCCTTTCAGCCCAGATGCTAGCGGCTGCATGTGCTGTAGAGAATGAACAGggtctcccctgtgcagggatgGGAGACACTGGCAGGGCTGTTCCTGCGGCTTGGCCTGTTGGCTCAGGTCaaaagtagcagcagctgggggaagcTTGCAGCACTGCTGCCGTGTATCTTACACGTGGGTAGACAGATACCATGTGCTGTGAGCAGAGAGGACTCTACCTCCAGGGCTCTGCTACATTCCCTCGGAGGTGGGGAAGGCATTCCCCTCGTGCTGCTTGCTGGAGGATGGGACTAAAACCATGCCACTACAGATTCCCCCTTACTGGCCAGGACTCCCCATATGGCTCCTGGCGAGGCCTGACCAGCTCCaaactccccccttcccctgcagattGACCATCTGAGGCACAGCCTGATGAAAGCCGAGGACGACTGTACACTGGAGAGGAAACACACAATGAAACTGAAGCGTGCCATTGAGCAGCGGCCGAGCCATGAAGTGGTGTGGGAGATCCAACGGGAGAAAGAGCTGCTGCTGGCCAAGAATCAAGAGCTGGAGAACACGCTccaggtgtgtggggagggcgGGTGTTGGGACTGGTTGGGGTAGCAGCTCTGCCTCGCTAACACAGGTTTCTCTGCGGGGGTTGGTGTCAGGGCCTCTCTTGGTGAGGCTGGGGAGCTTGGCTGGGTGAGAGCCGTGGGCTAGACCAGAGCGTACTCATGGTGCCTTGTGGCAGAGGGACCCCATGAGCAGTAGTGGTGGGATATAGGGTGTGTGAAGGTTGACAGCAGCTAGATGGGCTCAGAgggcaaaggggggaggggagtacaGCATTAGCAAGAACAGCTAGGCCTGAGGCTCAGAAGGGTTTAAATTAAGGGCCTCAGATTTGCCCAACTCACTCTACGCCTTCCCCTGAACTGGCAGCCGTGACAGCAGGATGCGGGGCTGGACCAGGGCGCTGATCTTgcctggcaattcctgtgttctgcAGGGCTGCATGGGAACCTGCAGTCCACACCTGCCTGGCAGGAAATGTAGCAGCTGCCTTCATTTTTAACATGGAGGGCACATCAGCCTGTGGCGAGCACAGGGCCTGGCATGTGATGCCCTGTCTTGCTCAGAGCAGCACCTGCTGGGACTCTTTCTCCAGGTGACTCCCCTCCATCTCACAGATGAGGGCAGCCCGGTGCTGCATGTTGCTCACCTCCACTTTAACCCAGAGGCAGAGTGGACGCCATAGGGGTGGTGGAAGGGGAGTGAGAGTTGGCCACTAGTGCTGTTAGGCTCGGGAAGGGGAGAGTGCCTCCTGGCTTTCCTAGCCAGTTGGGCCACCTCTCAGTGtattccccttccccctggagGTCGCCAAGGAAGGGAACTTTGAGAAGAACGGCCTCTACATCCAGACTCTGGAGGCTGATCGGAAACGGGCACTGGGGGAGCATCAGGAGCTGGTGAACACCATCTACAGCCTGCGCAAGGCGCTCCAGCAAGCAGAGGATCTCCAGAATAAAGTATGAAGTCTggcaggagaagggagagatGGAGTAAACTCCGCATGAGGAACATGTGTACAATGAAAGCCACTCTCTTCCCTGTGTAGCAGAGCAGTGCCCAGGCAGCTAGCACTGCAGCTTGGCCTTCTGGCTCAGATCAAATGTAGTAGAAGTTTAATGAGAAACATGAtctgagatggggtgggggggtactCTGCTTTGGTACTGACTCCCTATCCTTGGGAAAGATATGGTCTCTCTCTGCCTTGCATGTAAGATGGGGATGATGACACTGATCTACCTGGATCGCTAGGAGAACTGATCAGTtactgtttgcaaagtgcttacATTAGGCCCCACATCTCCTTTGCCTTCCAAGCACTTTCCCACCTGTAGATCTCAATATGCTTTCTCAGTAAGAGTAATCATCATCCccagggggaactgaggcaccgagaggccatatgacttgtccaagatcatacGGTAAGCCAGTATCTCCTTGCCCTCAGACTCGCCCTCCATCCACTTGATCAGGGCTACGAGGGGAACACTGTTTTCGCTTCTGGTGTTCCCAGCAATTAGCTGCCCTTCCATTGATTTCTGCAGCATCCTGGGGCTTGGAGCTTGTACTACTGTTAATGTCTCGGATGCATGTGAATGGGAAGTGTCATTTCAGCCAGCTTCCTAGCCCCCTAATTAGGGTCACAGCATTGGGTGCCTGGCTCTGTCTGAACATTCCTGTGGACTCATCATTGTAATTGGCATTGGGCTTGGAGAACTAGAAGAGTCTCCTTGCTCTGGCACGGCTCAGCAATCCATGTCTGGTATTTACACTACAAGCCACGGGTGTTTCAAAAGTGTTTCAAGAgcccctttgcctccagcattggGTGTCTTGGTCAAGCAAGCCCCATGAGCAGGGCGTTTCTGTGCTTTGCTTGCAGCATGCGGAGgagaaggagctgctggagctgcagtgcATGTCCCTGAGGAAGGACTCCCGGATGTACAAGGATCGCATCGAGACCATCTTGAAGCAGATAGAAGAAGTGGCTGCAGAAAGAGACCAGGTGATCAAACTTCCTGTTTGAAGCCCAGTTACCAAAGACAATTGGGAGGTGTAGGCTCAGACACCATGTCAGTGACACGCTTTGCCCTCCCACTTTCTGCACCAGGCACTGCTGACCCGAGAGCAGTTCCACATGCAATACTCCAAGAGCCTGGTTGACAAAGACGCCTACCGCAAAGAGATccgggagctggaggagaggtgcGATGAGATGCAGCTACAGCTGTTCCAGAAGGAGGGCCAGTTACTAGCCACTGAGGCCAAGCTGAAAAAGTTGCACCTGGAGCCGCCCATGCTGGTAAGTCTGCAGGAATACACAGCTACGTGCAGGTACTGTGCTATGGGCAGAGGaagaggctgggggcggggcctggctcTAAGTGTTGCACTGACTTCAGACACTGACACTGTCTGTAGTTGGGATCAGCCTCGATCCAGCAATCAATGGCTGTGCTTGGACAGGGGGAGTTGGGATTAGTTGCAGTAGAGCTCACCCTGGTTTCCAGTGTAAGTAATCTCCACCAGTGCAAACACATCCCTCCCTATTTGCATCTGGGGCTGGCCTGGGTGCATCAAGGCCAACTCCTGGTGACTGAAGCCCAAGAAGGGTGAGGCTTGAGCTGTTGGGGTGAAATCTGGGTTGGGGGAAGATGTACCATAACTCTGTTCCTAAGCCCAGAACGAAAAGAACACCCTAGTATCATAGTCTCTTGGGTGGCTTCCAGTTGGGCTGGTAGGGACAAGTGAGAGGGAGGAAATCCCTGCCTCTCAGTTCCTAGTTTTCGTTCTGTTCTACGTCCCATCATTGCCACTGTCTCACTGTGGAGCATGTTCTCCAGACAGATCCCTGACTGGCTTGTTTTCTTACGATTCCAGACTTCTGACCTAGATGACGTCTCACCCAGGAGTTCCCAAGAGGTGAGGAAAGTGACTAGCTGGCTTTAGTCTGACCGCTTTATGGCAGGTCTTTgggttccccagctctgctcaaaGGCTCCTTAGCAGATAACTTGCAGCCAGCTTCAGTTTGTGCTCCAATGGCACAAAGCACCtggaaaaaacccacccccagtGTAACCAGCCAATGGAGGATGTCCTGGTGCAGAGAAACCTCTAGAAGGTGTAGATCCTGCCATAGCAGCTCTTCTGTATTCCCCCTTTGCCGCTGCCAGAACAGTGTGTGTATCTGGGATCGAGAGAGGCATGGCCAGGGCAAAGtgctccagccatccctgtgAGCTAGAACCAGCATTAGAGTAGTACCAGGGCTGCTCTGCTTTTGCACTGCAGACCAGCCCAGTGGCTGGCTGGCATCGGGTTCAAGAGGATGTGTGCACCAATCCTGAGTCATCCAAGCACATCTGGCTGCAGCTCAGATTCTGGGCCAAGATTTGTAGCTCTGTGAGTGTAACTTTAAATGCTCATGATACAAATAAAGGTCCCAGTTCCACAGCCCTGACTTGCGTGGGGAGCCCCACGGACTCTGAGCAGAGACGAGGCTCTGCGAGGATGCACTGAGACAGCCTTTCCAGCATGGTCCCTAGCATGGCCAGATTGCTTCTGCTGGCTCCTGCTTCACCGCAGCTGTTGTCTAGTGTATTGCATCTTCAGTCAAGATACGAGGTGTGAATAAAAGGGATCCTCCCCCTGCCTGGTTATAAAGGAGCCCCAAGTATTCCCAAGTCTCAGCCAAAGCCAGTGCAGCCTGAATCTCCATGGGAAGCATCAGGGTGAAGGGGGGAGTTAGTATCTTGTAATgaggtgggagcagggctggcttaaATTGATAGAAACCATGGCAACTTTGCATCTTTCAGGTGAGATCTGAGGTCCTGGCCACTTGTGATCATTTATAGATCTTAGCTCTTTCCTGGTGACCTAATTAAACCTCAATGGAGGCAATTACAACCTGCCTCCTTGCATCACCTGGCTGTCCTACTGGAGAAGTTACCCTCCACTTTTCCCTATGCTGCTCTAACTGTTGTGtaatgtttgctgctgctgctccttgcctAGAGGCAGCTGCATTCAGCGGTAGGTGGTGAGACTGATGTGGGATGAAGGGTGCCAGACACACAATAGAAGTACTATCCCATTGGTGTGAGGTAGTGTTTTCACTGGAGAGTTGGTTTGCTTCATTCATGCATAGCACTTGTATCTACAGGTGTGTCACTCAGGTGGTGATATTGCATAGGATGGGTCGGCTGCCTTGCAACTATCGCTAGACAGGAAAGAGAAACTTGAGGAATCCTGGGgctctgtttgttttattgtttgtcttttttttgtgGGAGACGAGGAGAGGAAAATTAGTATTGCTATTTTCCCCAGAAGAGACCTATTTCTTTTTGTCCCAAAGCTCTCTTTCCGTGGAAACCTGGATGAGGACACACTGCTGTCTGATAAAAGTAagactttttgtttaatttctactTGGAGACATTAGAGCAGTATTCCTGATACAAtatgtctagtggttaaagcaggtaGCTGGGAGTCGGAAACTCCTaggttctgctcctggctctgctgtgtagTCTTGGGGCATCAATGGGGCCTGAATTCTCAAAAGTAATTAATGGTTTTTGGGGCCCCAATTTGGGACACGCTTTTGGGACTCccagggtgggtgctcagcactttgtgaAAGTCAGCCCACAGAAGGTGTCTCAACTTGGGTATGCCAAAATGGAGGTGTCTAGAACTCCCGGTCATCTCCCGAAAGGGATGTCTGTGAAGCCCCCTGCCGAGCACTTAGAGCTTTTTACCTTCATTCATCTCTTCATGACATGTGATCTGGGAGGGTCCTCAAGTAGCTGCATTCTAGAAGGATGTGTTGGGCTAGCTCATTGTAACAGCACTAGGCAGTACTGTTCCATTTGATCCTAAAGTCTCATTATTAAGAGAGTGCCAGTGTATTGATGCCTCCAGGAAAAACGAGCTTGGAGATGTGCAGGgcctgacttttcaaagatatggAGGACTCTGTCCCCAGTGAAGTTAAGCAGTACTGCGGGCACTCGGCCTCTGTGAAAATCAGACAGTACATGATTTGCCTGGGCCCTCGCTGCATGTCGGGGCAgatctgagaacagaacccaggtgtcctgactccacTTTAACTGAGTCGTGCACCTTTCTCCATGCTCTttgctgggttgtttttttcccccttaaattaGGTTATTTTCACTTGGGCTTTGACAAAAGCAGAACTAGCTAATGAACACACCATCCCCGGTTCTGCTTTTGTGGAGGTCCAAGTGGAAATGACTCATCATTGAGGAAGACTTGACAGGCTACACTGAGGGTTTGAACTACGCTTCCAAAAAGAAACTGCCGCATGAGGGCATCTTCCTATTTTAACCTCTTGAGGggcctgaatattttttttcacccATTTGGGAAGGGAGATAGCTAAAAAgcttgagaaaccctgatctgaTTTTAAGTATCTGTCCAGGTTAGCAGGTTGGTAATGATCTCTGCTCCTAGATGGATTGCTGTGAGTTCAAATTCTGCACTTGCATGACGAAGTCATAGTGTGAACTGCACAGTTCTATATAGGATTGATCTTGCTAGAAAACTAGGCTGCATTAACACAACCCTCAAGAGTGTGTTCTAACTAACACATTAAACATGACTTAGCTAGTGTGGACACTGACCAGTCATGTTTAATATCATGTTAGGCAATGTGACCTTTCAACTTATCTTCA
This genomic window from Chelonoidis abingdonii isolate Lonesome George chromosome 24, CheloAbing_2.0, whole genome shotgun sequence contains:
- the CARD9 gene encoding caspase recruitment domain-containing protein 9 isoform X2, coding for MSEQEDDEMCWNNLENFRVKLISVIDPSRITPYLRQCKVINHDDEEQVLNDPSLVIRKRKVGVLLDILQRTGQKGFEAFVESLELYYPQLYMKITGKEPSRVFSLIIDTAGESGLSQLLMNEITKLQSAVQEERRKAQELNMWLHAKEDALKEMRVRDSVLRKHQERAQKMKEERDNLAKELRKCKDENYDLAMSYAKQSEEKNAALMKNRDLQLEIDHLRHSLMKAEDDCTLERKHTMKLKRAIEQRPSHEVVWEIQREKELLLAKNQELENTLQVAKEGNFEKNGLYIQTLEADRKRALGEHQELVNTIYSLRKALQQAEDLQNKHAEEKELLELQCMSLRKDSRMYKDRIETILKQIEEVAAERDQALLTREQFHMQYSKSLVDKDAYRKEIRELEERCDEMQLQLFQKEGQLLATEAKLKKLHLEPPMLTSDLDDVSPRSSQELSFRGNLDEDTLLSDKKDLSDGRDQQFSALESIQGLQSSNESGPPNGELAEKERRRMKDSFEHYRRKRALRRAQKGRHHEVDNTGSDNTDTEGS
- the CARD9 gene encoding caspase recruitment domain-containing protein 9 isoform X1; the protein is MSEQEDDEMCWNNLENFRVKLISVIDPSRITPYLRQCKVINHDDEEQVLNDPSLVIRKRKVGVLLDILQRTGQKGFEAFVESLELYYPQLYMKITGKEPSRVFSLIIDTAGESGLSQLLMNEITKLQSAVQEERRKAQELNMWLHAKEDALKEMRVRDSVLRKHQERAQKMKEERDNLAKELRKCKDENYDLAMSYAKQSEEKNAALMKNRDLQLEIDHLRHSLMKAEDDCTLERKHTMKLKRAIEQRPSHEVVWEIQREKELLLAKNQELENTLQVAKEGNFEKNGLYIQTLEADRKRALGEHQELVNTIYSLRKALQQAEDLQNKHAEEKELLELQCMSLRKDSRMYKDRIETILKQIEEVAAERDQALLTREQFHMQYSKSLVDKDAYRKEIRELEERCDEMQLQLFQKEGQLLATEAKLKKLHLEPPMLTSDLDDVSPRSSQELSFRGNLDEDTLLSDKKDLSDGRDQQFSALESIQGLQSSNESGPPNGELAEKERRRMKDSFEHYRRSGLCSQDCSCHVCVTYWSLCVMSPAVPDPWRMRICYCLLF